A DNA window from Leptolyngbya sp. KIOST-1 contains the following coding sequences:
- a CDS encoding porin family protein has protein sequence MKTRSIAAIALGLTAASMVALPMAANAQQAPTDYNYVGAGVGIGNVGTSDVGLSVNSKFTVADNISLRPGVITDLNFSGNGETSFLLPVTYDFNPVTNNGRLLPYVGAGLSVATEGSTTVGPLVTGGVDYRITDRIVANGGVNWSLHGNSRVNGTIGLGYTF, from the coding sequence ATGAAAACCCGTTCTATCGCTGCGATCGCCCTGGGTCTTACCGCTGCTTCTATGGTTGCCCTGCCCATGGCCGCTAACGCTCAGCAGGCTCCCACGGACTACAACTACGTCGGCGCTGGCGTCGGCATCGGCAACGTGGGCACTAGCGACGTGGGCCTGTCGGTCAACAGCAAGTTCACCGTGGCTGACAACATCTCGCTGCGCCCCGGTGTGATCACCGACCTCAACTTCAGCGGCAATGGTGAAACCTCCTTCCTGCTGCCCGTCACCTACGACTTCAACCCCGTGACCAACAACGGTCGTCTGCTACCCTACGTGGGCGCTGGCCTGTCGGTGGCTACCGAAGGCTCGACCACCGTCGGCCCGCTGGTCACCGGTGGCGTTGATTACCGCATCACCGACCGTATTGTGGCCAACGGTGGCGTCAACTGGTCGCTGCACGGCAACAGCCGCGTCAACGGCACCATCGGTCTGGGCTACACCTTCTAG
- a CDS encoding DsbA family protein produces the protein MDNLLTRLRNSKLVLWGIVGALVVGMLIPLLLLVPRRNQAGPPESPEAHQTIVTQVIGSMDRASLLGDSPTRGNPNAPIVLFKFSDFQCPYCVVAAGNMKSFVGNHEDDLLYVYKHFPLTQIHPEAMPSAKAAWAAQQQGQFWLYHDGLFANQARLGEELYVELAEAMGLDVEQFNRDRASAEAEAAIQQDLDLAEQLRLQGTPSFIMNDLLISGGAPPQLFEEIFSQINSLIQGQGQ, from the coding sequence ATGGACAATCTGTTGACCCGGCTGCGCAATTCCAAACTTGTCCTGTGGGGCATTGTGGGTGCCCTGGTGGTCGGCATGCTGATTCCGCTGCTGCTCCTGGTGCCCCGGCGCAACCAGGCCGGTCCCCCGGAGAGTCCCGAGGCCCACCAGACCATCGTTACTCAGGTGATTGGGTCTATGGATCGGGCCAGCCTGCTGGGGGATTCGCCGACCCGAGGGAACCCCAACGCCCCGATTGTGCTGTTTAAGTTTTCAGACTTTCAGTGTCCCTACTGTGTGGTCGCGGCGGGCAACATGAAATCCTTCGTGGGCAACCACGAAGATGACCTGCTCTATGTCTATAAGCATTTTCCGCTGACGCAAATTCACCCTGAGGCCATGCCCTCGGCCAAGGCGGCCTGGGCAGCACAGCAGCAGGGCCAGTTTTGGCTGTACCACGACGGCCTGTTTGCCAACCAGGCCCGCCTGGGCGAGGAACTCTATGTGGAGTTGGCCGAGGCCATGGGCCTGGATGTGGAGCAGTTTAACCGCGATCGCGCCAGCGCCGAAGCCGAGGCCGCTATTCAGCAGGACCTGGACCTGGCCGAGCAGCTCCGGCTCCAGGGCACTCCCTCGTTTATCATGAACGACCTGCTGATTTCAGGCGGGGCACCACCCCAGCTGTTTGAGGAAATCTTTAGCCAGATCAATAGCCTGATTCAAGGCCAGGGTCAGTAG
- a CDS encoding RNA polymerase sigma factor yields MSQSADASGLNEFRPPADAPAPDVFDQALSEILGRDNPHAYPILSAIQRTLKQYHLETQYEAYEILHEAYLRGKKKLQAGEVIRNPHAWLKATAFNVIYERKRKHRESATDPQVMEAVLPDPRLTLMQQQVFVEELDLLYQALDLLNQEDPEATCLLYLRTVRDWSWARISQWLVADGQPAATEAALRQRASRAKRRLRDIFWQRIDQEMALFRLPSPLPERRQ; encoded by the coding sequence ATGAGCCAATCTGCCGACGCCAGTGGTTTGAATGAGTTCCGCCCGCCCGCCGATGCTCCAGCCCCAGACGTCTTCGATCAAGCGCTGAGTGAAATTCTGGGCAGAGACAACCCCCACGCCTACCCGATTCTGAGCGCTATTCAAAGAACCCTCAAGCAGTACCACCTGGAAACTCAGTACGAAGCCTACGAAATTCTCCACGAGGCCTACCTGCGGGGCAAAAAAAAGCTCCAGGCTGGCGAGGTCATCCGCAATCCCCATGCCTGGCTCAAGGCCACGGCCTTCAATGTGATCTACGAACGCAAGCGTAAGCACCGGGAGAGCGCCACCGATCCCCAAGTGATGGAGGCCGTCCTGCCCGATCCCCGCCTCACCCTGATGCAGCAGCAGGTTTTTGTGGAGGAACTGGATCTGCTCTACCAGGCCCTGGACTTGCTCAACCAGGAAGACCCTGAAGCCACTTGTTTGCTCTACCTGCGCACCGTGCGCGACTGGTCGTGGGCCAGGATCAGCCAGTGGCTGGTGGCCGACGGTCAGCCCGCTGCCACCGAAGCTGCCCTGCGCCAGCGGGCCTCGCGGGCCAAGCGTCGGCTGCGAGACATCTTCTGGCAGCGCATCGATCAGGAGATGGCGCTGTTCAGGCTGCCCTCCCCCCTGCCTGAACGGCGGCAGTAA
- a CDS encoding peptidoglycan-binding domain-containing protein, whose product MNTEHATAPQDKLHHPSMATAASCPGPTNPALLAVEGEVPLDGLRLALQQYRSTLVHYCTLALQPDLSADDETRLGRILAQAVDDPLLSFWLDEADSWVAKHLDLLPEETLQQQQGKLRRILGQTWVDTLWQDLQHRTKALQAYLKRVGVYSGAIDGVMGPTTQHAIESLKTAYPDDWPLGYL is encoded by the coding sequence ATGAACACAGAACACGCAACGGCACCCCAAGACAAGCTTCACCATCCGTCGATGGCGACGGCGGCCAGTTGCCCCGGTCCCACAAACCCCGCCCTGCTGGCGGTCGAAGGCGAGGTTCCCCTCGATGGTCTCAGGCTGGCGTTGCAACAGTACCGCTCTACCCTGGTTCACTACTGCACCCTGGCCCTCCAGCCCGACCTCAGTGCCGACGATGAAACCCGTTTGGGCCGCATTCTGGCCCAGGCAGTCGATGACCCCCTGCTCAGTTTTTGGCTCGATGAGGCCGACAGTTGGGTGGCCAAACATCTGGACCTACTCCCCGAGGAAACCCTCCAGCAACAGCAGGGTAAGCTGCGGCGGATCCTTGGCCAAACCTGGGTCGATACCCTCTGGCAGGATTTGCAGCATCGCACCAAGGCCCTGCAGGCCTATCTCAAACGGGTGGGGGTCTACAGCGGTGCGATCGATGGCGTGATGGGGCCAACTACCCAGCACGCGATAGAATCCCTCAAGACGGCGTACCCCGACGACTGGCCGCTGGGGTACCTGTAG
- a CDS encoding multicopper oxidase domain-containing protein has translation MKQLAVKAKTCLEQAILLVLGVSLAIGLGLTLHPPIAIAAPTSSTGPTPLTIHLGTTDGSLRFEPDHIQFVAGQRYRLVLDNPSPEKHYFTAKDFADGIWSQKVQAAGVEVKGAIHELELKPGAIAEWVFVPERPGVYELHCAIAGHAEAGMVGQLEIVANQGL, from the coding sequence ATGAAGCAGTTAGCGGTAAAGGCTAAGACCTGTCTAGAACAGGCTATTTTACTCGTTCTTGGGGTCAGTTTGGCGATCGGGCTTGGGCTTACCCTACACCCCCCGATCGCGATCGCCGCCCCCACGTCTTCTACCGGGCCCACGCCCCTCACGATTCACCTGGGCACCACCGACGGCAGCCTGCGGTTTGAGCCCGACCACATCCAGTTTGTGGCCGGCCAGCGCTACAGGCTGGTGCTCGACAACCCCAGCCCCGAGAAGCACTACTTTACCGCCAAGGACTTTGCCGATGGCATCTGGTCGCAGAAGGTACAGGCCGCAGGCGTGGAGGTCAAAGGTGCCATCCACGAGCTAGAACTCAAGCCCGGGGCGATCGCCGAGTGGGTGTTTGTGCCCGAGCGCCCGGGCGTCTACGAGCTGCACTGCGCGATCGCAGGCCATGCCGAAGCCGGCATGGTGGGGCAGCTAGAAATCGTAGCGAACCAGGGGTTGTAA